GTCACGCGCTCGGACGATCTTGGGCGCAAAACCGTGTATGATCTTTTGCCTGAGTGGGCTTTTAGTGATGGGTGGATGCCCATCGGACGACTTGATTTGGAATCGAAGGGGCTTTTACTCTTTACGACCAACAGCAAAATAAACCACGCATTGACCACGCCTAAAAATTGCATCAAGGTCTATGAGATTTGGGTGAGAGGTCACGTGAGCGATGAGCATATCGCAGAGGCGTTAAAAGGGGTGCAAAGCCCACATGGTCTACTCAAAGCGCTTGAAGTCGAAAAAATGGGTATGGGAGGTGCGAAAACAAAACTCAGGGTCAAAATCGACGAAGGAAAAAATCGGCATATCCGAAGGCTTTTTGGAGCGCTGAAAGATCCAAAATTTGGCACGCCTTTAAAGGTTTTGGAGCTGAGTCGTGTGAGCATTGGGAGTTTTAATCTCGACATCAAAAGCGCTGAATGGCGTTATCTCTCACAAGAAGAAGCGAAACTGCTCCTTGAAAATCTTGATTAAAGCCGAAGCACACTTTTTTACATGTAATCTCATCACCATTTTCCAACATTATCACAAAGGACTTTTAGACATATGACATCAATTGAAATGGATTTTTTCCA
Above is a genomic segment from Sulfurospirillum halorespirans DSM 13726 containing:
- a CDS encoding pseudouridine synthase is translated as MNKTPNDSKELFALNKPKGYLVTRSDDLGRKTVYDLLPEWAFSDGWMPIGRLDLESKGLLLFTTNSKINHALTTPKNCIKVYEIWVRGHVSDEHIAEALKGVQSPHGLLKALEVEKMGMGGAKTKLRVKIDEGKNRHIRRLFGALKDPKFGTPLKVLELSRVSIGSFNLDIKSAEWRYLSQEEAKLLLENLD